The Flavobacterium piscisymbiosum genome includes a region encoding these proteins:
- a CDS encoding DUF5009 domain-containing protein: MKIKENLYNQRIISIDALRGITIFVMIFVNELASISNVPQWMKHMPADADAMTFVDVVFPAFLFIVGMSVPFAFNARLLKGDSAKTIWTHTLKRALALIIIGVFMVNAEYGYDAAKMIIAPVFWALLAYAMPIPIWNKYGKDFPVWLKNTLQYGAMLVLVALYFLYVQDTGEIGMTPKWWGILGLIGWAYLFTVVYYWIVSGNLWAMIAFLVVCVAANTMNLTEGSFIQQTSWLSFIAGHLTHAALVSAGVVISLLFFDRKVTAKINWAVIGFAVLFFVTGYLLRPYFGISKIKGTPSWTMFSATICTVLFYFLYWLMEIKKITKWSNFFMPAAANPLLIYILPGVIYYFCKAFNIHIIPGYFRVGVPGIIWALVFSTIMLFVVKLCNKYKIQLHL; encoded by the coding sequence ATGAAAATTAAAGAAAATTTATACAATCAAAGGATTATTTCTATTGATGCTTTACGCGGAATTACAATTTTTGTTATGATTTTTGTAAATGAGTTAGCCAGTATTTCAAATGTTCCGCAATGGATGAAACACATGCCGGCTGATGCTGATGCGATGACTTTTGTAGATGTTGTTTTTCCTGCTTTTTTATTTATTGTAGGAATGTCGGTTCCGTTTGCTTTTAATGCGCGATTGCTCAAAGGAGATAGCGCCAAAACAATCTGGACACATACTTTGAAAAGAGCTTTAGCCTTAATTATCATTGGTGTTTTTATGGTCAACGCAGAATATGGTTATGATGCTGCAAAAATGATTATTGCACCAGTTTTCTGGGCGCTTTTAGCTTATGCAATGCCAATCCCGATTTGGAATAAATACGGTAAAGATTTTCCGGTTTGGTTAAAAAACACCTTACAATATGGCGCAATGTTAGTTCTGGTTGCATTATATTTTTTATATGTTCAGGATACGGGCGAAATCGGAATGACACCAAAATGGTGGGGAATTCTGGGTTTAATAGGTTGGGCATATCTTTTTACAGTAGTATATTATTGGATTGTTTCCGGAAATTTATGGGCAATGATTGCTTTTTTAGTAGTTTGCGTAGCAGCAAATACAATGAATTTAACCGAAGGATCTTTTATACAGCAAACTTCCTGGTTGAGTTTTATTGCCGGACATCTCACGCATGCTGCATTAGTTTCGGCAGGAGTAGTAATTTCGTTATTGTTTTTTGATCGAAAAGTAACTGCCAAAATCAATTGGGCAGTAATAGGTTTTGCTGTTTTATTTTTTGTAACAGGATATTTGTTAAGACCTTATTTTGGAATTTCAAAAATAAAAGGAACTCCATCCTGGACGATGTTTTCTGCAACAATTTGTACGGTATTATTCTATTTTTTGTATTGGTTAATGGAGATCAAAAAGATTACCAAATGGAGTAATTTCTTTATGCCGGCAGCAGCAAATCCGTTATTGATTTATATTTTGCCTGGCGTGATCTATTATTTCTGCAAAGCTTTTAATATTCATATTATTCCGGGATATTTCCGTGTAGGAGTTCCGGGAATTATCTGGGCATTGGTATTTTCGACGATTATGTTGTTTGTAGTGAAATTATGTAATAAGTATAAAATTCAATTGCATTTGTAA
- a CDS encoding tyrosine-protein phosphatase: MLSFLKSKPVLKDLLSDHYVDIHSHLLPGIDDGAKTITDTAKLIRAFQEIGISQVITTSHISHYIWNNTSEIIIEKHKETKLLLEESNVKIPFQAAAEYFMDDWFESHFKTEKLLTLKDNYVLVEISYQSAPMHLYKTLFELQVARYIPVLAHPERYLYYRKDFSEYEKLKKAGCLFQLNLLSTVGYYGERITRIAEELLKKGMYDFAGTDVHHMKHIASFNEKIKVESISNLKEVISNNQFFKF; this comes from the coding sequence ATGCTATCCTTCTTAAAATCAAAACCCGTTTTAAAAGATCTTCTTTCTGATCATTATGTCGACATTCATTCGCATTTACTACCGGGAATTGATGATGGTGCTAAAACCATAACTGACACCGCAAAACTTATCAGGGCATTTCAGGAAATTGGAATTTCTCAAGTTATTACTACGTCTCATATAAGTCATTATATATGGAATAATACTTCGGAAATTATTATCGAAAAGCACAAGGAAACTAAGCTTTTGCTGGAAGAAAGCAATGTCAAAATTCCTTTTCAGGCTGCAGCCGAATATTTTATGGATGATTGGTTTGAAAGTCATTTTAAAACCGAAAAACTGCTGACCTTAAAAGATAATTATGTATTGGTCGAAATATCCTACCAGAGCGCTCCTATGCATTTATACAAAACACTTTTTGAGTTGCAAGTTGCCCGATATATTCCGGTTCTGGCACATCCTGAACGTTATTTATATTACCGAAAAGACTTTAGTGAATATGAAAAGCTGAAAAAAGCAGGATGTTTGTTTCAGCTGAATTTGCTTTCTACAGTAGGCTATTATGGAGAAAGAATAACCAGAATTGCAGAAGAACTGCTTAAAAAAGGAATGTATGACTTTGCAGGAACTGATGTACATCATATGAAACACATTGCTTCTTTTAATGAAAAGATAAAAGTTGAAAGTATTTCTAATCTAAAAGAAGTAATTAGTAATAATCAGTTTTTTAAATTCTGA
- a CDS encoding undecaprenyl-phosphate glucose phosphotransferase — MKILQRLSHYRFSRYFKLLFVLVDVVLLNVATILSALARFGSLDKLLSKEERTVSLLAILIWVALLLQNDSNRSIRVEPVESILIRTIKKLIIHAALISIFVVYLKYTDISRLRLAYFYLIFFGLLMISRYLSMKLLKYIRAKGYNFKTFIVVGANPSGEKIRKILAKDLTYGYRFLGFFDEEIDDKIVDPKLVLGKFDAIQEFVLEKKIDEMYVALHIDNIEVINELTRICEQNMVRIKFIPDFQLYTKSSKVEVAFYENTPVLMFRTEPLEFPVNRLVKKVFDICFSASVILLVFPWLFPIIMLIIKLESPGPIFFKQERSGRDNRSFMCFKFRSMYVNGLAHRKQAEKGDSRITKFGSFIRKTSIDELPQFFNVLLGDMSIVGPRPHMVNLAKEYSDLINNYLVRQYAKPGITGWAQVNGFRGETKVLSDMESRVEFDIWYIENWSLVLDIKIIIKTVINIFKGEENAY; from the coding sequence ATGAAAATTTTACAAAGACTGTCACATTACCGTTTTTCACGCTATTTTAAACTTTTGTTTGTTTTAGTGGATGTGGTATTGTTAAATGTCGCTACAATACTTTCTGCGTTGGCCCGATTTGGCAGTTTAGACAAACTTTTATCTAAAGAAGAAAGGACAGTTTCCTTATTGGCAATTTTAATCTGGGTAGCATTATTACTTCAAAATGATTCTAACCGAAGTATACGGGTTGAGCCTGTAGAATCGATATTGATAAGAACCATAAAAAAGCTAATCATTCATGCCGCTTTAATATCTATTTTTGTCGTTTACCTAAAATATACTGATATCTCGAGACTCAGATTGGCTTATTTTTATCTAATTTTCTTCGGATTATTGATGATTTCCCGTTATTTATCAATGAAACTTTTAAAATATATTAGGGCAAAAGGCTATAATTTTAAAACTTTTATTGTGGTAGGAGCCAATCCGTCAGGAGAAAAAATCCGAAAAATATTAGCCAAAGATTTAACGTACGGATATCGTTTTTTAGGTTTTTTTGATGAAGAGATCGATGACAAAATTGTAGATCCAAAATTGGTTTTAGGAAAATTTGATGCCATTCAGGAATTTGTTCTCGAAAAGAAGATCGATGAAATGTATGTCGCCTTACACATTGACAATATTGAAGTAATCAACGAATTGACAAGGATTTGTGAACAAAACATGGTGCGAATCAAGTTTATTCCTGATTTTCAGCTTTACACAAAATCAAGTAAAGTCGAGGTTGCTTTTTATGAAAATACGCCTGTATTAATGTTTAGGACAGAACCTTTGGAGTTTCCAGTAAACAGGCTTGTAAAAAAAGTATTCGATATTTGTTTTTCGGCTTCTGTAATTTTATTGGTTTTTCCGTGGCTGTTTCCAATTATAATGCTGATAATTAAATTAGAGTCGCCGGGACCAATCTTTTTTAAACAAGAACGTTCAGGCCGTGATAATCGATCTTTTATGTGTTTTAAATTCAGAAGCATGTATGTAAACGGTTTAGCGCATAGAAAACAAGCCGAAAAAGGAGATAGCCGTATTACTAAATTTGGTTCTTTTATTCGTAAAACAAGTATTGATGAACTGCCGCAATTTTTTAATGTTTTATTGGGCGATATGTCTATAGTAGGGCCAAGGCCGCACATGGTAAATCTGGCAAAAGAATATAGTGATTTGATTAATAATTATCTGGTTCGCCAATATGCCAAACCCGGAATTACAGGCTGGGCGCAGGTTAATGGTTTTCGAGGCGAAACAAAAGTATTAAGCGATATGGAAAGCAGAGTGGAATTTGATATTTGGTATATCGAAAATTGGAGTTTGGTACTGGATATAAAGATTATCATAAAAACAGTCATCAATATATTCAAAGGCGAAGAAAACGCGTACTAA
- a CDS encoding T9SS C-terminal target domain-containing protein — protein sequence MIKTILFFCLIFSSGYAQIRGCTDPLSKNYNPHATVNDGSCLYKNFKIKPEYSIKLSDSIHETSGLIAFYTLLWTHNDDHDKTIYGLDSLGKIRKKIVLDKVVNHDWEEISQDSTHLYIGDFGNNASGNRTDLNILKIEKKSFLKGNPIIENISFRYSDQANLSAKKPNTTNFDCEAFIVSKDSIYLFTKQWSSSKTSMYVLPNQSGDHVAQLKHTLDTKGLVTGATYLESKKLVVLCGYSKIGKPFLYLLYNYKNNDFLSGNKRRMTIKFPILQIEGIATQDGLHYYLTNESLVRKPIINVPQQIHRIDLSPVLNSYLHK from the coding sequence ATGATAAAAACGATTTTATTCTTCTGCCTGATTTTTTCATCGGGTTATGCACAAATTAGGGGTTGTACAGATCCTCTTTCTAAAAATTATAATCCCCATGCAACAGTAAATGATGGAAGCTGCTTGTATAAAAATTTCAAAATAAAACCAGAATACTCTATCAAACTAAGCGATTCTATTCATGAAACTTCAGGATTAATTGCTTTCTATACTTTATTATGGACGCACAATGACGATCACGACAAAACGATCTATGGATTAGATTCTTTGGGCAAAATCAGGAAAAAGATTGTATTAGACAAAGTAGTAAACCATGATTGGGAAGAGATTTCTCAGGACAGTACTCATTTATATATTGGGGATTTCGGGAATAACGCATCGGGAAACAGAACAGATTTGAATATTCTGAAAATTGAAAAAAAATCTTTTTTAAAAGGAAATCCAATTATTGAAAACATTTCATTTCGATATTCGGATCAAGCTAATTTATCTGCTAAAAAACCAAATACAACCAATTTTGATTGTGAAGCCTTTATCGTTTCAAAAGACAGTATTTATTTGTTTACCAAACAATGGAGCTCTTCTAAAACCAGTATGTATGTTTTACCCAATCAATCCGGCGATCACGTTGCACAACTAAAACATACGCTTGACACTAAAGGTTTGGTAACGGGCGCTACTTATTTAGAATCAAAAAAACTCGTAGTGCTTTGTGGTTATTCTAAAATTGGAAAACCATTTTTATATCTTTTATACAATTATAAAAACAATGATTTTTTATCTGGAAACAAACGAAGGATGACTATTAAATTTCCCATTCTTCAAATAGAAGGAATCGCGACTCAAGATGGCTTGCATTATTACTTAACCAATGAATCTTTGGTTCGAAAACCTATTATTAATGTTCCGCAGCAAATTCATCGCATTGATTTAAGTCCTGTTCTAAATTCCTATCTCCATAAATAA